The Halorussus gelatinilyticus genome contains the following window.
AATCCTTCGGCAACCCATTCGACGGCGCAGGCTCCTCGCTACGCTCGTCGCGTTGCGCCGTCAGAAGTGGGTCGGGGCGGATTCGAACCGCCGACCTGCTCCGTGTGAAGGAGCTGTCATAACCGGACTAGACTACCGACCCGTGCGTCCAAGTCTTCCGCCTTCCCGGACTTAAGGCTTACTTTACGGTCGGAAACGCGACTGCCGTCGGGGAGTCTCCCCGCGGCCCGGCGCGACGACGGCGTCAGACTCGTTCGCGGACCTTGCGCACCGCACGCCGGGCGCGGGCGGCGGCCTCGTCCTCGGTCGCTTTCAGTTCCGCTTGCCACCGCTGGACGCGAGTCGTCGGCGTCTGCTCGCGGCCCGTGGCCTTCCGGACTCGTCGCTCGGCCGGTGTCAGTTCCTCGCGGACGCCGCGAGTGAGGTGTTTGCCCGCGCGCTTGCCGTAGTACCACGCGTCTTCGAAATGTTTGTTCATGTCTCACGCACCATTATGTTCTTACGAGAAGGACAGATATAGCTCTTCCCCTCGCCGGGATACCGCGATGTCCGTCGTCGGTCGTGTGGGAAGGAGAGCGCCGGAAGTAGTGGGACGGTAGTTTCGGGTCGAAGACGAACCGCGACAGCAAAACTGCACAGCACTGCAACTGCACGGCACGCTATCGCCGACGCCTATCGTACCGCGACCGCAACGGCACCGCACTGCGACTGCACTGCCACCGCACGCAGACCGCGCCCCGTGCCTCCCCGCTTGCGCTCTCGGCCGCGCTCGTGGTCCTGCACGGCCGAGAGCGCGGCGCATCCCGTGGCCTGCGAAGATGCGCACCTCCGGTGGCCTGCGAAGATGTGCGCTTCCCGAGCGAGCGCCGTCCCGTCGTTTCCGTCTCGGTGGCGGCGCGTGTCAAAAACTGTTTATCGGCAGGCGGCCACAGTGTCGGTATGTTCACGCGGTTCTCGATACCGACGCCGTTTCAGGTCGGCCCGGTCAACGCCTACCTCGCGGGCCGGACGCTCATCGACCCCGGACCGGGGAGCGAAGAGGCGTGGGCCGCCCTGCTGGACGAACTCGAATCCCACGACATGGGACCGACCGACGTGGAGCAGGTGCTGGTGACCCATCCTCACCCCGACCACTTCGGACTCGCCGAGCGACTCAGCGAGGCGGGCGCGCGGGTCCTCGCCAGCCCCACCACCGCGGAGATTATCGCGGACTTCGAGGCCCGACTCGACTACGAGCAGTCGTTCTTCGTGGACTTCTTCGAGCGCCACGGGATGGCGCGCTCGACCGCCCAGACCATCACCGACCTGCCGGAAGTGTTTCTCGACGTCGCGCCCGGCGTCGAGACCGACGCGACGCTCGACGACGGCGAGACGGTCGAGGTCGCGGGAACCGCGCTCACCGCCGAGGCCGTGCAGGGTCACGCGCCCGGTGAGACGATTTTCACATACGAGACCGACGAGGGCGAGCGCGCTATCGTCGGCGACCACGTCCTCCCCGACATCACGCCCAACCCGTTGCTCCAACCGCCCGCCGAGGAGGGCGGCGAGCTACCCACCGGTTCGGAATCCTCGTCGGGCTGGAGTTCCGACGGCGGCGAGCGACCGCGCGTCCTCCCGGCGTTCAACCGCTCGCTGGCGAACCTCCGCGAGCGCGACTTCGACCGATTCCTGCCGGGCCACCGCGAGGAGATTACGGCCCCCGGCGAGCGCATCGACGAAATTCTCGCGGCCCACGAGGAGCGCACCGAGAACGTCCGCGAAATCGTGGCGGGCGGCCCGACCACCGCGGTCGAGGTGATGGAGGAACTCTTCTCCGACCTCCCCGCGACAGAGTACTTCTCCGGGATGAGCGAGGCGGTCGGCCACCTCGACGTGCTGGACGAGCGCGGTGAGGTCGGGTCGCGCGAGCAGGGCGGCGTCGTCGTCTGGGAGGTGACGGAGTGAACCACCTCCAGTCGGCCGCGCTCGGCGACGAGGACGCCGATTTGGTCGTCACGGGCGGTCGCGTCTGTTTGTCCGAGAAAGGCGAGTTCCAGTCGCGCGACGTGGTAATCGTGGACGACCGCGTCGCCGCGCTCCCCGAGGACGCCTCGCCCGTCATCGGCGACGACACCCGCGTCATCACCGCGACGAACCGCGTCGTCACGCCGGGCTTCGTTGACGCTCACACCCACCTCGACCTCCACCAGACGTTCGAGAACGCCTACCACTACGCCGTCGAGGGCGGCACCACCACGGTCGTCTCGGAGGTCACGGGCTACGGCCCGGCGTTCGGCGCGGAGGGCGTCGAGCAGTTCCTCGCGGCCACCTCGTACCTCCCGGTCCGGGTCCGCGCCGTGGTCCCGCCCCAACCCCTGCTGGACACCTTCGAACCCCGCCGGGCGGACGACGAGGAGGCCGAGGCCCTCGCGGACCTGCTGGCGGACGACCGCGTGGTCGGCGTCGGCGAGACCGACTGGATTCACGCGGTCGGCCGGGACACGCCCGCAGAACTGCTCTACGAGCGCGCCGACGCCGAGGACAAGACCGTCTCGGGCCACGCCGCCGGCTGTTCGGGCGAGAAGTTCTCGGCGTTCGCGACCATCATCGACGACGACCACGAGGCAATCTCGGGCGAAGACATCGTGGAGCGCGTCGAGAACGGGGTCCACGCCATCGGGCGCTACGGCTCGATTCGGGACGACGTGGACGCTATCGGCGACGCCTACCCCGAGGTCCCGACCGCGGAACTCTCGCTCTCGACCGACGGGATGTGGCCCCGCGAACTCATCGGCGAGGGCTACATGGACGTGGTCGTCCGCCGGGCCATCGAGGAGGGCGTCGAACCCGCCGACGCGATTCGGATGGCGACGCTCAACCCGGCGCGCCACTTCGGACTGGCAGAAGAGGGCGTCGGCTCCCTCTCGCCGGGGAGCGTCGCGGACGTGGTCCTCATCGACGACTTGGACGAGGTGAACGTCACGACGGTCGTCAGCGGCGGCGAAGTCGTCTACAACAAGGGCGAGTCGAAGGTCGCGCCCCGGACCCACGAGTACCCCGACCACTTCTACGACTCGGTGAACGTCTCGACCGACCCCGAGCAGTTCCGAGTACCCGCCGACGTCGCGGGCGGCGGTGGTGAGGGCGTCGGCGACGACGCCGACGCCCGACCGGGCGAGGTCCGAGCGGTCGAGTACCAGCAGGGCCTGCTGTCGGACGAGACGACCGTCGTCCCGCCGGTCGAAGGCGACGAACTGCTCGCGGACCCAGCGGCCGGAATCCTGAAGGCGACCCTGCTCGACCGCCACCCGAAGGGTGATGGCACCGGTTTCACCGGTTTCGTCACCGGTCTCGGTATC
Protein-coding sequences here:
- a CDS encoding DUF7553 family protein is translated as MNKHFEDAWYYGKRAGKHLTRGVREELTPAERRVRKATGREQTPTTRVQRWQAELKATEDEAAARARRAVRKVRERV
- a CDS encoding MBL fold metallo-hydrolase, whose product is MFTRFSIPTPFQVGPVNAYLAGRTLIDPGPGSEEAWAALLDELESHDMGPTDVEQVLVTHPHPDHFGLAERLSEAGARVLASPTTAEIIADFEARLDYEQSFFVDFFERHGMARSTAQTITDLPEVFLDVAPGVETDATLDDGETVEVAGTALTAEAVQGHAPGETIFTYETDEGERAIVGDHVLPDITPNPLLQPPAEEGGELPTGSESSSGWSSDGGERPRVLPAFNRSLANLRERDFDRFLPGHREEITAPGERIDEILAAHEERTENVREIVAGGPTTAVEVMEELFSDLPATEYFSGMSEAVGHLDVLDERGEVGSREQGGVVVWEVTE
- a CDS encoding adenine deaminase C-terminal domain-containing protein, translating into MNHLQSAALGDEDADLVVTGGRVCLSEKGEFQSRDVVIVDDRVAALPEDASPVIGDDTRVITATNRVVTPGFVDAHTHLDLHQTFENAYHYAVEGGTTTVVSEVTGYGPAFGAEGVEQFLAATSYLPVRVRAVVPPQPLLDTFEPRRADDEEAEALADLLADDRVVGVGETDWIHAVGRDTPAELLYERADAEDKTVSGHAAGCSGEKFSAFATIIDDDHEAISGEDIVERVENGVHAIGRYGSIRDDVDAIGDAYPEVPTAELSLSTDGMWPRELIGEGYMDVVVRRAIEEGVEPADAIRMATLNPARHFGLAEEGVGSLSPGSVADVVLIDDLDEVNVTTVVSGGEVVYNKGESKVAPRTHEYPDHFYDSVNVSTDPEQFRVPADVAGGGGEGVGDDADARPGEVRAVEYQQGLLSDETTVVPPVEGDELLADPAAGILKATLLDRHPKGDGTGFTGFVTGLGIDSGAVATTLVWETTGVLAIGADDEAMRTAVEHVKEMGGGWAVVDDGDVIAELPTRVAGVCSDLEVEETAKLYDAVESSLRRLGADVDRPMLAVQTMTFPGVPKLKFSFSGYADILNREIVGLTP